Proteins encoded by one window of Syntrophales bacterium:
- the dapF gene encoding diaminopimelate epimerase has product MLQFFKMSGSGNDFIIIDNRSGQVEDALGDTRVEDFVKMVCTRRISLGADGLILIEGSKNAHFSWRFFNSDGSEVEMCGNGGRCAARFAYLKGIAPAAMSFETKAGIIDAFVEHDVVKIRLTDPRDLKTDYVLPLDGKELVVNSVNTGVPHVVCFVRDLDHYDVCGIGRKIRYHEHYHPGGTNANFVNVIDSGTIEIRTYERGVEDETLACGTGAVASVLISSCKGFVESPVAVHVRSGEILKVYFERVHPSIFQRVYLEGKTRVICEGTLWKEAYSSGS; this is encoded by the coding sequence ATGCTTCAGTTTTTTAAGATGAGTGGTAGTGGTAATGATTTCATCATAATTGACAATAGGAGCGGCCAAGTTGAAGATGCTCTTGGTGACACGCGAGTTGAGGACTTCGTAAAGATGGTTTGTACGAGGAGAATTTCACTAGGAGCCGATGGTTTGATACTTATAGAAGGGTCTAAAAATGCTCATTTCTCATGGAGGTTTTTCAATTCCGACGGTTCAGAAGTAGAAATGTGCGGTAATGGTGGGCGGTGTGCTGCCCGATTTGCCTATTTGAAGGGAATAGCGCCAGCGGCGATGTCTTTTGAGACTAAAGCGGGGATTATAGATGCTTTTGTGGAGCATGATGTTGTGAAGATCAGATTGACTGATCCCAGGGATTTAAAAACGGATTATGTCTTACCTCTCGATGGTAAGGAATTGGTGGTTAATAGCGTTAATACCGGGGTGCCCCATGTGGTATGTTTTGTGAGGGATCTTGATCATTACGACGTATGTGGAATAGGGCGGAAGATCCGTTATCATGAGCATTACCACCCCGGGGGGACAAATGCAAATTTTGTGAATGTGATTGATAGCGGGACTATTGAGATAAGGACTTATGAGAGGGGCGTGGAGGATGAAACATTAGCTTGTGGAACAGGTGCTGTGGCGAGCGTCCTCATTTCTTCGTGTAAAGGATTTGTTGAATCTCCTGTGGCTGTCCATGTTCGCAGCGGTGAGATTCTTAAGGTTTATTTTGAGAGGGTTCATCCTTCGATATTTCAAAGGGTTTATCTCGAGGGAAAAACTAGGGTGATATGTGAAGGCACACTGTGGAAGGAGGCGTATAGCTCAGGGAGTTGA
- the mutM gene encoding DNA-formamidopyrimidine glycosylase — protein MPELPEIETLCRQLRQVVLFRLIHDVHVFDELIGPVPEIRGRYIREISRSGKFLLFLLDNGYLLRIHLRMTGTLRFLKHLQLVSPYTRMMITFDSGYLTLVDVRRFATLSVEPFWGFATPVEDPPERIVNLFLEGKLSGRKSSIKRFLMDQKIVSGLGNIYVNEILFAAQIHPERAVCRVTKEEWFTLARCTEEILREAVRFGGTTVADWCDLFGRPGLYQYRLRVYGKEGKPCSRCGAVIEKIIADGRGTFYCPRCQV, from the coding sequence ATGCCAGAGTTACCAGAGATAGAGACATTGTGCAGGCAATTACGACAGGTCGTTCTTTTTCGGCTTATTCATGACGTCCATGTGTTTGACGAGCTCATTGGTCCAGTACCAGAGATAAGGGGGCGCTATATAAGGGAAATCAGTCGTTCAGGAAAGTTTTTACTCTTTTTACTGGACAATGGTTATCTACTCAGAATCCATCTGCGCATGACCGGCACGTTGCGATTTCTAAAACATCTCCAGCTCGTATCACCGTACACACGGATGATGATTACCTTTGATAGTGGCTATCTGACGCTTGTTGATGTGCGTCGATTTGCCACTTTGTCGGTGGAACCCTTCTGGGGTTTTGCCACGCCCGTTGAAGATCCTCCGGAGAGGATCGTCAATCTTTTTCTAGAGGGAAAGCTTTCAGGAAGAAAGTCATCCATAAAGAGATTTTTGATGGATCAAAAGATAGTATCTGGTCTTGGTAACATATATGTGAATGAGATTCTTTTTGCAGCTCAGATACATCCCGAACGTGCCGTTTGTCGTGTTACAAAAGAAGAATGGTTTACGTTAGCTAGATGTACAGAGGAGATTTTGAGAGAAGCGGTACGTTTTGGTGGGACAACTGTTGCCGACTGGTGTGATCTTTTTGGCAGGCCCGGTTTGTATCAATATCGATTACGCGTTTATGGTAAAGAAGGGAAACCCTGTTCTCGTTGTGGTGCTGTTATAGAAAAGATAATAGCAGATGGGAGAGGAACATTTTATTGTCCGAGGTGTCAGGTGTGA
- a CDS encoding acetate--CoA ligase family protein, which translates to MSTYFETIEKAKKENRFTLNEEESKKIISAYGIPVVESIIVHTPQETFSLAEQLPFPVVVKGLGATLTHKTERKLVKLNLHTPEEVFLAAKEIAFLAGNELEGFTIQPQIQGKREFVAGAFYDRQFGPVVMFGLGGILTEAIQDVAFRIAPIDEREAFSMIEDIRSKVLLGEFRGDEPVNKEEIAKTLIGLSRLITEQTDILEVDVNPLIVSSDGRIKAADALVVLGERKSKKERSYRVSSKDLFKIFYPRSIAFIGASEKIGKWGHRLFATVVKGGYAGKIFLVNPKGGYIGGHRVYPSILDLPESVDLGVVTVPASSVRGLLPALKEKRIKYLLIISSGFSETSIEGKLEEKKLVEEALKADIIFVGPNTMGIANPHNKFYCLGVGTWPKPGSITLVAQSGNLGLQLLCFAEREGIGIRAFCGSGNEAMITVEDYMRILGEDETTNTVTLYIESIKNGQTFLEAAKLLTRKKPVILLKGGRTEAGSRAAASHTGAMAANQRIFEGACRQAGIILTKNTTELLDLAAAFSSLPLPKGNHVGIVTLGGGWGVVASDLCAENGLAIPSLPPNILEDLDKLLPPYWSHTNPVDLVGEPDPYLPLAVMEILAAWEGCDAIIHLGTLGRVLLTKSMVEAVKMADATIDKRILDKLIENDREAEMHLHRETCRLMEKYEKPIIGVYIIVEEGSRIVNEVPGYTFKSIVLPTPERAVYTLAKMVEYKNFLSLENRKDR; encoded by the coding sequence GTGAGCACATACTTTGAGACAATTGAAAAAGCAAAAAAAGAAAATAGGTTCACACTCAATGAAGAAGAATCAAAAAAAATAATAAGTGCATACGGGATACCCGTGGTGGAATCTATAATCGTTCACACCCCACAGGAAACGTTCAGTCTAGCAGAGCAACTCCCTTTCCCAGTTGTTGTGAAGGGATTGGGGGCGACTTTGACACACAAAACGGAAAGAAAACTTGTAAAACTCAACCTTCACACCCCCGAAGAGGTATTCCTAGCGGCCAAAGAAATTGCCTTCCTCGCCGGGAATGAGTTAGAAGGATTTACTATACAACCTCAAATTCAAGGAAAGAGAGAGTTCGTAGCAGGGGCATTTTACGATCGACAATTCGGTCCAGTGGTTATGTTTGGACTTGGCGGTATACTTACAGAGGCCATACAGGATGTAGCCTTCCGTATTGCACCCATTGACGAGCGTGAAGCCTTTTCAATGATAGAGGATATCAGGTCCAAAGTCCTGTTAGGCGAATTTAGAGGTGATGAACCAGTCAACAAAGAAGAAATAGCCAAGACCCTTATAGGTTTGTCCCGCCTTATTACTGAGCAGACCGACATATTAGAAGTGGACGTCAACCCCCTCATAGTATCTTCGGACGGTCGTATTAAAGCCGCAGATGCGCTCGTTGTTCTCGGGGAAAGAAAATCAAAAAAAGAAAGATCCTACAGAGTTTCCTCGAAGGATCTCTTCAAAATTTTTTACCCCCGATCGATAGCCTTCATAGGCGCATCGGAGAAGATTGGCAAATGGGGACATCGATTATTCGCCACAGTTGTAAAAGGGGGATACGCGGGGAAAATTTTCCTTGTAAATCCAAAGGGAGGGTACATTGGAGGCCATCGTGTGTACCCCTCAATTTTAGATCTTCCCGAATCCGTCGACCTGGGAGTTGTTACAGTTCCTGCATCCAGTGTCCGGGGACTTCTACCCGCATTGAAAGAAAAAAGGATAAAGTACCTTCTCATCATTTCGTCCGGTTTCAGCGAGACAAGCATCGAGGGGAAACTAGAAGAGAAGAAACTCGTTGAAGAAGCATTAAAAGCGGACATCATTTTCGTGGGGCCAAACACTATGGGTATTGCTAATCCCCACAACAAATTCTACTGTCTCGGTGTAGGTACGTGGCCTAAACCAGGATCCATCACACTGGTTGCCCAATCGGGCAATCTTGGTTTACAGCTTCTATGCTTTGCTGAAAGAGAGGGAATTGGAATCCGTGCTTTTTGTGGTTCTGGTAATGAGGCCATGATCACCGTGGAAGATTACATGAGAATCTTGGGAGAAGATGAAACTACCAACACTGTTACCCTTTACATCGAAAGCATAAAAAATGGTCAGACCTTCTTAGAAGCTGCGAAACTCTTAACAAGAAAAAAACCGGTGATCCTTCTGAAAGGTGGGAGAACAGAAGCGGGCAGCAGAGCAGCTGCTAGTCACACGGGGGCAATGGCAGCAAATCAACGTATATTCGAAGGGGCTTGCAGACAGGCAGGAATAATTCTCACAAAAAACACAACGGAACTTCTCGACCTTGCTGCAGCCTTCTCCTCACTGCCACTTCCAAAAGGTAACCATGTAGGAATAGTAACCCTTGGAGGTGGTTGGGGAGTTGTAGCCAGCGATCTCTGTGCGGAAAACGGTCTTGCCATACCCTCCCTTCCCCCTAATATTCTCGAGGATTTAGACAAACTACTACCTCCCTATTGGAGCCATACAAATCCTGTGGACTTAGTAGGCGAACCGGATCCTTACCTCCCACTGGCAGTTATGGAAATCCTAGCAGCATGGGAAGGCTGTGATGCCATCATTCACCTCGGTACCCTCGGAAGGGTATTACTCACAAAAAGCATGGTGGAAGCTGTGAAAATGGCAGATGCCACAATTGACAAACGCATCCTCGATAAACTCATCGAAAACGATCGAGAGGCAGAAATGCACCTTCACAGAGAAACGTGTCGCCTGATGGAAAAGTACGAAAAACCAATCATCGGCGTATACATCATAGTAGAAGAAGGTTCACGTATAGTAAATGAAGTTCCTGGATACACGTTTAAAAGCATAGTGCTACCCACACCGGAAAGAGCCGTATACACACTAGCAAAAATGGTGGAATACAAAAACTTTCTCTCCTTAGAGAACAGAAAAGATAGATAA
- a CDS encoding lysophospholipid acyltransferase family protein, with protein MIKQLSRVALRLGLIPFAVYLLRLYFYTVKHTMINDDVLRRQLEGGGKGIAALWHQRILLVLPAALSYSVYEPSVLISQSRDGDIIAEVYKTFRFRPIRGSSSRGGREGLRAIIADLATHSLVAHVLDGPRGPRGVIKPGLVRLAQLSQAPVFPVYASVDKAWVLNSWDAFIVPKPFSKIVTRFGEPIYVPQNLDESSFERIRLEIEKLMLENQRRDDAMFGWENLI; from the coding sequence ATGATTAAACAGTTATCTCGAGTTGCCCTACGTCTTGGTCTCATACCGTTCGCTGTTTATCTTTTGCGGCTTTATTTTTATACCGTTAAGCACACTATGATTAACGACGATGTCTTACGTAGGCAACTGGAGGGGGGAGGTAAAGGAATAGCTGCCCTTTGGCATCAGCGTATCCTTTTGGTTTTGCCTGCTGCTTTGTCTTATTCTGTGTACGAACCATCGGTGTTGATAAGTCAGAGTCGCGATGGTGATATAATCGCTGAGGTTTACAAGACATTCCGTTTTCGTCCCATCCGTGGCTCTAGTTCTCGTGGTGGCAGGGAGGGGCTTCGAGCTATTATCGCCGATCTTGCTACGCACAGTCTTGTTGCCCACGTACTTGATGGTCCGCGGGGACCCCGGGGTGTGATAAAGCCCGGACTTGTACGATTAGCGCAGCTTTCGCAGGCGCCTGTTTTTCCAGTTTATGCTTCAGTGGACAAGGCGTGGGTGCTTAATAGTTGGGATGCCTTTATCGTACCGAAGCCTTTCAGTAAAATTGTAACCAGATTTGGTGAGCCCATTTATGTTCCGCAAAATCTCGACGAGTCTTCTTTCGAAAGAATTCGTTTGGAGATCGAGAAATTGATGCTTGAGAATCAGCGTCGTGACGATGCCATGTTTGGATGGGAGAATCTTATATAG
- a CDS encoding molybdenum cofactor biosynthesis protein MoaE — protein sequence MCFKCCASTNIDRCDWKTVGMVLCHTGIVRGVSRDGRAVKALHVEVNWDKLEELIDECKKKPGIFDVHVEVKEGLLMVGEEIMKVVITGDFRENVFPVMEYLVGAIKERATSKIEYYL from the coding sequence ATGTGTTTCAAGTGTTGTGCGAGTACGAATATAGATAGATGTGATTGGAAAACGGTGGGTATGGTTCTCTGCCATACGGGCATTGTTCGAGGAGTCTCCCGGGATGGTCGTGCTGTTAAGGCACTACACGTAGAGGTAAACTGGGACAAACTCGAGGAGCTGATCGATGAGTGCAAAAAAAAACCTGGTATTTTTGATGTACATGTGGAGGTAAAAGAGGGACTCCTCATGGTGGGGGAAGAGATAATGAAGGTTGTTATCACAGGTGACTTTAGGGAAAACGTTTTTCCCGTTATGGAGTATTTAGTGGGCGCTATAAAGGAGCGTGCCACATCAAAAATTGAGTATTATCTGTAG
- a CDS encoding DUF721 domain-containing protein: protein MRVKKHSTLKPIGEILSTIIKKRKMPLYVEQRELRVIWDTVVGPSIAAHTSPSHVKKGVLYVHVSSSAWLHQLQFLKNEIVEKLNEAYPHGKIQSMHLSLGEIPPVKIKKEMPTLSPSPSLLFPRDQKLINECTRLIADPELKAVFKAAMIAEISRRRSTK, encoded by the coding sequence GTGAGAGTCAAAAAACATTCTACACTAAAACCCATAGGTGAGATTCTCTCCACCATAATAAAAAAGAGAAAAATGCCTCTTTACGTGGAGCAGCGTGAACTCCGTGTCATTTGGGATACCGTAGTAGGTCCTTCCATTGCTGCACATACATCCCCCTCCCACGTCAAAAAAGGCGTTCTCTACGTACATGTCTCTTCTTCTGCTTGGCTTCACCAACTCCAATTCCTAAAGAACGAAATCGTAGAAAAACTTAACGAGGCTTATCCCCATGGAAAGATCCAATCTATGCATCTCTCTCTGGGGGAAATTCCCCCAGTGAAAATTAAAAAAGAAATGCCCACTCTTTCCCCTTCTCCATCTCTTCTCTTTCCTCGAGATCAAAAGCTTATAAATGAATGTACCCGTCTCATTGCCGACCCGGAACTAAAGGCTGTGTTCAAGGCAGCAATGATAGCCGAAATCAGCCGCCGCCGTTCGACAAAGTAG
- a CDS encoding methyltransferase translates to MTEDKKYQRDDETIEKVPLSGFKIIQKKKGYRYSLDAFLLSNFVEVRRGDRILELGTGCGIIAFLLYSRLEEGFITAIDVQESMIDMAKRSALINSVNSSLKFMCGDCRKIDTLIQPGSFDRVVFNPPYRRLKSGRISHLSEKARARHEIDGTVDDFLKAASYALVHGGKVYLIYSARRMVEAICRMRERHLEPKRVRVVYSYPGGDAEFILLEGIKGGGEELRFLPPLYIYTEREGRYTNEVLSMIGWTTLSNGGG, encoded by the coding sequence ATGACTGAGGATAAAAAGTATCAAAGAGATGATGAAACAATAGAGAAAGTTCCCCTTTCCGGTTTCAAAATCATTCAAAAGAAGAAGGGATATCGTTATTCGTTGGATGCGTTTCTTCTGTCAAATTTTGTCGAAGTTAGGAGAGGTGACAGAATCCTCGAATTGGGAACTGGATGTGGTATTATAGCTTTTTTACTTTACAGTCGATTGGAAGAGGGATTTATAACGGCCATAGATGTGCAGGAGAGTATGATCGATATGGCGAAACGTTCAGCATTGATTAACAGTGTGAATTCCTCACTTAAGTTTATGTGCGGGGACTGCCGTAAAATTGATACCTTAATACAACCTGGTTCTTTCGATAGAGTTGTTTTTAACCCTCCATATCGGAGATTGAAATCAGGGAGGATAAGTCATCTAAGTGAGAAAGCACGTGCGAGGCACGAGATAGACGGAACGGTGGATGATTTTTTAAAAGCGGCAAGTTACGCTCTTGTACATGGGGGAAAGGTGTATCTTATCTATTCTGCGAGAAGAATGGTAGAAGCTATATGCAGGATGCGAGAGCGACACTTGGAACCTAAGAGGGTAAGAGTAGTTTACTCTTACCCTGGAGGTGATGCGGAATTCATACTTTTAGAAGGCATTAAAGGCGGTGGAGAAGAGCTTAGATTTCTCCCACCCCTTTATATTTATACCGAAAGAGAAGGTAGATACACAAACGAAGTACTCTCAATGATCGGATGGACTACTTTGTCGAACGGCGGCGGCTGA
- a CDS encoding DUF1015 family protein — MIRVVPFRALRPYSRFAHRVAAPPYDVVTVEEARVIAKNNPLSFLRVEKSEINVEDASSGKFDEFSIARRNLEQLIESGVMFLEPRPCFYIYREVMGNHVQFGVVATVGVKDYEEGRIKKHEMTRSDKEWERTRHVERVGAHTGLVFLFYWKKPHIDELIERLTRDEPEYNFVDESNIGHTVWVIDKREDIDAIMHYFSLIDCLYIADGHHRAAAAARVARRKRTSSIVGEGNGAERFLAILFPHDQVRIMEYNRVVRDLNGLDRRTFLEKVSERFYVFDQPQERISVKPKEFGVYLDGRWIKITAKEYLFDESDPVKRLDVAILHDWLLVPILGIGDPRTDKRIDFVGGVRGLEELERLVNSGSYRVAFALSPPTLEELKMVADAGKVMPPKSTWFEPKPCSGLFVHLID; from the coding sequence ATGATAAGGGTTGTTCCATTTCGTGCATTGAGACCATATTCGAGGTTTGCCCATAGGGTGGCTGCTCCACCATACGATGTAGTAACTGTTGAGGAGGCGCGGGTTATAGCGAAGAATAACCCTCTTTCGTTTCTACGGGTGGAGAAGTCGGAGATAAACGTAGAGGATGCGTCGAGCGGTAAATTTGATGAATTCTCAATTGCCCGAAGGAATTTAGAGCAACTCATTGAAAGTGGTGTTATGTTTCTTGAACCACGTCCGTGTTTTTACATTTACCGAGAGGTCATGGGAAATCATGTTCAATTTGGTGTTGTGGCAACAGTGGGTGTGAAGGATTATGAGGAAGGAAGAATAAAGAAACATGAAATGACGCGTAGTGATAAGGAGTGGGAAAGAACTCGTCATGTGGAAAGAGTAGGAGCTCATACGGGCCTTGTGTTTCTTTTTTACTGGAAAAAGCCCCATATCGATGAGCTAATCGAGAGATTGACAAGGGATGAACCGGAGTACAATTTTGTAGACGAAAGTAACATTGGGCATACTGTTTGGGTCATAGATAAACGGGAAGACATAGACGCTATAATGCACTATTTTTCTTTGATCGATTGTTTGTATATTGCGGATGGGCACCACCGAGCTGCTGCTGCCGCTAGGGTGGCGAGGAGAAAAAGGACCAGCAGTATCGTGGGTGAAGGCAATGGGGCAGAGCGGTTTCTCGCTATTCTGTTCCCCCATGATCAGGTGCGCATAATGGAGTATAACAGGGTTGTCAGAGACCTCAACGGTTTGGATCGTAGGACATTTTTAGAGAAAGTTTCTGAGCGTTTTTATGTCTTTGATCAACCGCAAGAGAGAATTTCAGTAAAACCAAAGGAGTTTGGTGTGTACCTTGATGGTAGATGGATAAAAATTACCGCCAAAGAGTATCTCTTTGACGAGAGTGACCCCGTGAAACGTCTTGATGTAGCTATTCTTCACGATTGGTTGTTGGTTCCTATTCTGGGAATAGGTGACCCGAGAACAGATAAGAGAATAGACTTTGTGGGAGGAGTAAGAGGATTAGAAGAACTGGAGCGTCTTGTAAATTCAGGCAGTTATCGAGTTGCTTTTGCCCTTTCTCCGCCGACACTGGAGGAGTTGAAGATGGTGGCCGATGCAGGAAAGGTTATGCCTCCTAAATCAACATGGTTTGAACCTAAACCATGCAGTGGACTGTTCGTCCACCTTATAGATTGA
- a CDS encoding lysophospholipase, which translates to MTRIFVHGLESSSNGTKGKYFKQHFPDMIVEDYTGSLSQRMEKLKRDLQSKQNIIMVGSSYGGLMATIFAILYPEKVRKLILLAPALNLPEFEMYREAISGTPTIIFHGSEDEVVPIDEVRAVAKKTFTQLNYYILQDDHSLHRTFATLPWDDLLRG; encoded by the coding sequence ATGACGAGAATCTTCGTTCATGGATTAGAAAGTTCAAGTAACGGAACAAAAGGAAAATACTTCAAACAACACTTTCCAGACATGATAGTGGAAGACTACACTGGCAGCCTTTCCCAAAGAATGGAAAAACTTAAAAGGGATCTGCAAAGCAAACAGAACATTATAATGGTTGGTTCAAGCTACGGTGGATTAATGGCAACGATCTTCGCCATCCTATATCCAGAAAAAGTCAGAAAATTGATTCTGCTCGCCCCTGCCCTCAACCTACCTGAATTTGAAATGTACAGAGAAGCAATCTCGGGAACCCCTACAATCATCTTCCATGGATCTGAAGACGAAGTAGTCCCCATCGACGAGGTCAGGGCGGTTGCAAAGAAAACATTCACCCAACTTAACTACTACATTCTTCAAGACGACCACTCCCTTCACAGAACCTTTGCAACGTTACCGTGGGATGATCTTCTCCGAGGGTGA
- the phaC gene encoding class III poly(R)-hydroxyalkanoic acid synthase subunit PhaC, whose translation MESKSSTLSRFVANLIEEFKRCQETCIRAIEILQNPLDTTLASTPYEVIYEEDRVRLKHYKPSEIKYKTPLLVTYALINRETMLDLQPDRSVVQTFLKNGIDLYMIDWGYPTMKDRYLTIGDHINRYMNNIVEFIRKRCGVPQINLMGICMGGTFSVIYAALYPEKVKNLVTTVTPTNFDTDQGLLHVWMRHVDVDRLVDTFGNIPGDLLNICFLLLNPARLIIDKYLNLFDNFGNKPFIENFVRMEKWIFDSPDVPGETFRQFIKDFYQKNLLIKNELMIDGIKVNLKNITMPLLNIYGLYDHLVPPEACNRLTKAVASADTEDIALQTGHIGIYVSSKVQDEFAPRIARWLKERDDGGIERKNKHQGKRESTPRKKPERKKPLDEVIEETIT comes from the coding sequence ATGGAAAGTAAATCCAGCACGTTGAGTAGGTTTGTAGCCAACTTAATTGAGGAATTTAAAAGATGCCAGGAGACGTGTATACGCGCTATCGAGATTTTACAGAACCCACTGGATACCACACTTGCATCTACGCCTTATGAAGTCATTTATGAAGAGGACCGCGTTCGCCTCAAACATTATAAGCCCAGCGAGATAAAGTACAAAACGCCACTACTTGTTACATACGCCCTTATCAACAGGGAAACCATGTTGGATCTTCAACCCGATCGAAGCGTGGTGCAAACGTTTCTGAAAAACGGAATCGATTTGTACATGATCGATTGGGGCTATCCCACAATGAAGGATCGCTACCTCACCATAGGCGACCATATAAACAGATATATGAATAACATTGTGGAGTTTATAAGGAAAAGATGTGGTGTACCCCAGATCAACCTTATGGGGATATGCATGGGAGGAACGTTCAGTGTGATTTATGCCGCACTTTACCCTGAAAAGGTAAAAAATTTAGTAACAACCGTAACCCCCACCAATTTCGACACAGACCAGGGATTGCTGCACGTTTGGATGAGGCACGTTGATGTTGATCGACTTGTCGATACATTTGGCAACATCCCAGGTGACCTGTTGAACATCTGTTTTCTCCTACTCAATCCAGCGCGCCTAATAATTGATAAGTACTTGAATCTATTCGATAATTTTGGAAACAAACCGTTCATCGAAAATTTCGTGCGCATGGAAAAATGGATCTTTGACAGTCCAGATGTCCCGGGGGAAACTTTTCGTCAGTTCATAAAAGATTTTTACCAGAAAAACTTGCTCATAAAGAACGAGTTAATGATAGACGGAATAAAGGTAAACCTGAAAAACATCACCATGCCCCTTCTAAATATCTACGGATTATATGACCACCTCGTTCCTCCCGAGGCTTGCAACCGCCTTACAAAGGCAGTGGCAAGCGCAGATACGGAGGACATCGCGTTACAAACCGGACACATAGGCATCTACGTAAGCTCAAAAGTGCAGGATGAATTTGCCCCTAGAATTGCACGATGGCTGAAAGAAAGGGATGATGGAGGAATTGAAAGGAAAAATAAGCATCAAGGAAAAAGAGAATCCACACCAAGAAAGAAACCAGAGAGGAAAAAACCACTTGATGAGGTTATCGAAGAAACGATAACTTGA
- a CDS encoding MaoC family dehydratase, translating into MTGKSIEEISLGEVAEFSKTVSETDIYLFAGITGDFNPAHINEDYAKNTIFKGRIAHGILSAGFISAVLGTKLPGPGTIYLKQELNFLAPVKIGDTITARVEVIEKNTERNRVRLRTRCTNQEGKIVLDGEATVMPPKKSHQG; encoded by the coding sequence ATGACAGGAAAATCAATTGAAGAGATTTCCCTCGGCGAGGTAGCAGAATTTTCTAAAACTGTATCAGAAACAGACATTTATCTATTCGCCGGCATCACAGGAGATTTTAACCCTGCTCACATAAATGAGGACTACGCCAAAAACACCATATTCAAAGGTAGAATTGCCCACGGGATTTTATCAGCAGGTTTCATCTCCGCCGTACTAGGTACAAAACTTCCCGGTCCCGGAACGATTTACTTAAAACAGGAACTCAATTTTCTTGCCCCCGTGAAGATCGGCGATACAATTACCGCCCGAGTTGAAGTTATAGAGAAAAACACAGAGAGGAACAGAGTCCGCTTGCGTACGAGATGCACAAATCAGGAAGGGAAAATAGTCCTCGATGGTGAAGCAACGGTCATGCCTCCTAAAAAAAGCCATCAAGGCTAG
- a CDS encoding 4Fe-4S binding protein, which produces MEEMVSRKIILHYTADIVDQPIICQLVKKHDLVFNILKARILPRREGVIVLELSGTKKNFDEGIKFLKEKGLRVEPLSRRVSQNPERCVHCGACTGFCPTEALSLDRTTMKVVFDVEKCNGCEFCVTACPVRAMEINIL; this is translated from the coding sequence ATGGAAGAAATGGTATCCCGAAAGATCATCTTACATTACACGGCAGATATAGTTGATCAACCTATTATCTGTCAGCTGGTGAAAAAACACGACTTGGTATTCAACATTCTCAAAGCCAGGATACTACCACGAAGAGAAGGGGTTATCGTGCTTGAGTTGAGTGGCACAAAAAAGAACTTCGATGAAGGCATTAAATTCCTGAAAGAAAAAGGCCTGAGGGTAGAACCCCTCTCCAGAAGGGTAAGCCAAAATCCCGAAAGATGCGTGCATTGTGGGGCCTGTACGGGATTCTGCCCAACAGAAGCCCTCTCTCTTGATCGGACCACAATGAAAGTTGTTTTCGATGTTGAGAAATGTAACGGATGTGAGTTCTGTGTTACTGCATGTCCCGTGCGGGCAATGGAAATAAACATCCTTTGA